The window CCCGGCTGGCCCGGTGCGGGGTGACGCTGAACCTGGCGCCCTGCGCGGATCTCTCGCTCACCCAGGACGATCCCATCATCGGTGTCCGCGCGTTCGGCTCGGACCCCTCGGCGGCCGCCGCGCACGTGGCCGCGACCGTGCGTGGCATGCAGCGTTCGGGAGTCGCGGCTTGCGCCAAGCACTTCCCCGGCCACGGCGCGGCGACCGCCGACTCCCACCTGACCCTGCCCGTGCTGCCGCGCACCCCCGAGGAACTGGCCTGCACCGAGCTGGTCCCGTTCCGCGCCGCGATCGACGCGGGCGTCCGGGCGATCATGTCCGGGCACCTCGTGGTGCCCGCGTGGGGACCAGAACCGGCCACCACCAACGAGATCGCCATCGGCAAGGTGCTGCGCGGCGACCTCGGGTTCACCGGGACGGTCGTCACCGACGCCATCGAGATGGGCGCGGTCGCGGGCACCCTCGGCGACGCGGCCGGTCTGCGGGAGGCCGCGGTCCGCGCGCTCGCCGCGGGCGCGGACGCGCTGTGCGTCGGCGGCGACACCGCCGACGCCGAGGCCGTCACCGCGCTGGTGGAGCGGATCGTCCAAGCGGTCCGGGACGGGGTCCTGACCGAGGAGCGGCTCGCCGAGGCGGCGGCCCGCACCCGGGCGCTCGGCGCACCGGCCTCGGCGATCACCGGGGTCCGCGACGAACTCGACCTGGGCCTGGCGGTGGCGCGCAAAGCTTTGCGCGCCACCGAGATCCCCGCGCTGGGGTCCGCTCCGCTGGTGGTCGACGTCGAGGTGGCGCCGACCATCGCCGCAGGCCCGGTGGCGTGGGGACTGGCTCCGCACCTGGCCGAACTCCTGCCCGGCGCGGTGCCCGTCGCACCGGCCGAGCTAGGTGACCTGGTCGACCTGGCGTCCAAAGTGGTCATCGTGACCACCCGCGACGCGCACCGGCACCCCGTCGCCCGCGAGCTGGTTCGGCGGCTGGTCGAGGCGTCGGCGATCGTGGTGCACGTCGAGACCGGGGTCCCCGGTCCCGGTCTCGGCGCCGCCGCCCGGATCGACACGCACAGCGGTTCGTGGTCGAGCCTGCGGGCCGCGGCCGAACTCCTCGCCTTCCGCGACGGACGGCTCAGACCCCTGGCTGCCGCCTCGCGGTAGTCCCCACACGTCCCTCCGCACCCGCATCGCGGAGTGGTCGCCGGCAGTGCCTGAGCCCGCGCGCCCATCAGGTTTGGCCGGTTCGTTCACATCCCTGCTCTCGATTGAGGTGAACTATGTCCAAATTCCGATGGCATCTCACCGCGGCCTTAGTCGCGGCGGCGACCGTGACGGCGGCACTCGTCGCCGCACCCGCCAGCGGCGCCGCGACACCGACAGCGGAGTTCGTGAAGACCTCCGACTGGGGAAGCGGTTGGGAGGCCAAGTACACGATCCGCAACGGCGGTTCGTCGACGCTCACGAGCTGGACGGTGGCGTTCGACCTGCCTGCGGGCACGACGATCTCGTCGTCCTGGGACGCCACCCGCAGCCAGTCCGGGAACCGGCACACGTTCAAGAACCTGTCGTGGAACGGTTCCATCGCCCCCGGTGGCACCGCGTCCTTCGGCTTCGTCGCGGCGGGCCCTGGGTCGCCGTCGGGGTGCACGCTCAACGGTGCGCCCTGTGGTGGCGGCACCCCGCCGACCAGCACCACCAACCCGACAACCACGACCAACCCCACGACCACGACCACGCGGCCGACAACAACCACAACGACACCCACCACGACGACTCCCCCGCCGCCGCCGGGCTCGAAGGTGATCGGCTACTTCGCGCAGTGGGGCGTCTACGGGCGCAACTACCACGTGAAGAACATCGTCACGAGCGGGTCGGCCTCGAAGCTGACGCACATCAACTACGCGTTCGGCAATGTCCAGAATGGACAGTGCACGATCGGCGACAGCTACGCCGACTATGACAAGGCGTACACGGCCGCCGACAGCGTCGACGGTGTGGCCGACACCTGGGACCAGCCGCTGCGCGGCAGCTTCAACCAGCTGCGCAAGCTGAAGAAGGCGTACCCGCACATCAAGGTCATCTGGTCGTTCGGCGGCTGGACCTGGTCCGGCGGCTTCGGCCAGGCCGCGCAGAACCCGGCGGCGTTCGCGGAATCCTGCTACAAGCTGGTCGAGGACCCGCGCTGGGCCGACGTGTTCGACGGCATCGACATCGACTGGGAGTACCCGAACGCCTGCGGTCTCACCTGTGACACCAGCGGTCCGGCGTCGTTCAAGAACCTGATGAGCGCCCTGCGCGGCCGGTTCGGCTCCTCGAACCTGCTGACCGCGGCGATCACCGCGGACGGCTCGTCCGGCGGCAAGATCGACGCCGCCGACTACGGCGGCGCGGCGCAGTACGTGGACTGGTACATGCCGATGACGTACGACTTCTTCGGCGCGTGGGCGGCTCAGGGGCCGACCGCGCCGCACTCGCCGCTGACGTCGTACTCGGGCATTCCGCAGCAGGGCTTCAACTCCGACGCGGCGATCCAGAAGCTGAAGTCGAAGGGCGTTCCGGCGTCGAAACTGTTGCTGGGCATCGGTTTCTACGGTCGCGGCTGGACCGGGGTCACCCAGTCGGCCCCGGGCGGTTCGGCCACCGGCGCGGCGGCGGGAACCTACGAGCAGGGCATCGAGGACTACAAGGTCCTCAAGACCAAGTGCCCGGCCAACGGCACCATCGCGGGCACGGCGTACGCGCATTGCGGCACCAACTGGTGGAGCTACGACACCCCGGCCACCATCGCGGGCAAGAAGGGCTACGCCGGGCAACAGGGTCTCGGCGGGATGTTCTTCTGGGAGCTGTCCGGTGACACCACGAACGGAGAACTGATCACCGCGATCCGCGGCTGATCTCGCACGATTCCCGGTCTTCCGACTGGGACGAGTCGGAATGGGCGGCTGCCCCGGGTTTCCCCGGGGCAGCCGTTCTTATTCACGGAATACCGGAATAACTGGGGACAGTCTGGTAAATGGCCGCAACTTCTCCGGCGGTCCAACGGGTTGTCAAGAAGGTGTTCGGCTGGGCACGATCAGTGAACCTGCACCAACGACTCGTCGGTCGCTCCTCCCCTGCACGAGCGGGGTGGCCGCGGAAGGAACCATTGTGAGAAGTGCTCTCTTTGGCGTGCCCGGAAAAGCGGGGCTGCTCGCGGTCGGCGTGCTCGCGGCGCTGGCCACCTCGGCGGGCCCGTCGGTCGCGGCGCCGCCGCCGACCGAGCCGGGCGACGTCAGCCCCATGGTCGTCGGGGGTTCCCCGGCGGCGAAGGGCGAGTTCCCGTGGATGGTCCGGCTGTCGATGGGCTGCGGCGGTGCCATGTACTCCGAGCAGCTGGTGCTCACCGCGGCGCACTGTGTCAGCGGGACCGGCAACAACACCGGCATCACCGCGAGCTACGGCATGGTCGATCTCCAGGACTCCACCGCGGTCAAGCGGACGTCCACCTATGTCTACAAGAACCCTGGCTATGGCACGTCCGCGGGCGGCGACTGGGCATTTGTGAAGCTGGCCAGCCCGATCACCGGGGCCGCGCTGCTGCCCATCGCCAAGACCAAGGACTACGACACCGGCACGTTCACCATCGCCGGGTGGGGTGACACCTCCGAGGGCGGCAACGCCTCCCGGTACCTGCTCAAGGCGCAGGTCCCGTTCGTCGACGACACGACCTGCAAGAACTCGAGTTCGTACTACTCGGACCTGATCTTCAACGCCGAGCTGTGCGCGGGTTACACCCAGGGCGGCACCGACACGTGCCAGGGCGACTCGGGTGGCCCGATGTTCCGGCGCGACGGCAACAACGCGTGGATCCAGGTCGGCATCGTCAGCCACGGCGAAGGCTGCGCCAGGGCGAACGCCCCGGGTGTCTACACCGAGGTGAGTTCGTTCGCGTCGGCCATCGAGGCCAAGGCGAAGGAGCTCGGTGGCGGTGACACGCCCCCGCCCACGGGAAAGGTCTTCGAGAACACCAACAACGTCAACATCCCGGACGCGGGCACCGCGGTCACCAGCTCGGTCACGGTCAGCGGTATCAGCGGGAATGCCCCGGCCACCCTGCAGGTAGGCGTCGACATCAAGCACACGTGGCGCGGTGACCTCGTCATCGACCTGGTGGCCCCGGACGGCTCGACCTACCGGATGAAGAGCTCCAGCTCGAACGACTCGGCTGACAACGTCATCACCACGTACACCGTCAACGCGTCCACCGAGGTCGCCAACGGCACCTGGAAGCTCAAGGTCCAGGACGTCGCCCGCTACGACACCGGCTACATCGACTCCTGGAAGCTGACCTTCTAACAGCAAAATGCCCCGGTATTCATGATTTCTCATGAATACCGGGGCATTCGCAACTTTTGTCCGGCGGCGTCCTACTCTCCCACACCCTCACGAGTGCAGTACCATCGGCGCTGGCAGGCTTAGCTTCCGGGTTCGGGATGGGACCGGGCGTTTCCCTGCCGCTATGACCGCCGTAACTCTATGAAACTATCAACCATTCGACCCACACCCAGGACACCTGTGGTGTCGGGGGTGTGGGGTGGTTGGTGTCTCAGACACCGCACAGTGGATGCGTAGCATGTTTGTAGCAAGCCCTCGGCCTATTAGTACCGGTCAACTCCACCCATTACTGGGCTTCCATTTCCGGCCTATCAACCCAGTGGTCTGCTGGGGGCCTTAACCCCTCAAAGGGGGTGGGAGACCTCATCTTGGAACAGGCTTCCCGCTTAGATGCCTTCAGCGGTTATCCCTTCCGAACGTAGCCAACCAGCCATGCCCCTGGCGGGACAACTGGCACACCAGAGGTTCGTCCGTCCCGGTCCTCTCGTACTAGGGACAGCCTTCCTCAAGTCTCCTGCGCGCGCGGCGGATAGGGACCGAACTGTCTCACGACGTTCTAAACCCAGCTCGCGTACCGCTTTAATGGGCGAACAGCCCAACCCTTGGGACCTACTCCAGCCCCAGGATGCGACGAGCCGACATCGAGGTGCCAAACCATGCCGTCGATATGGACTCTTGGGCAAGATCAGCCTGTTATCCCCGGGGTACCTTTTATCCGTTGAGCGACGCCGCTTCCACCAGCCAGCGCCGGATCACTAGTCCCGACTTTCGTCCCTGCTCGACCTGTCAGTCTCACAGTCAAGCTCCCTTGTGCACTTGCACTCGACACCTGATTGCCAACCAGGCTGAGGGAACCTTTGGGCGCCTCCGTTACCCTTTGGGAGGCAACCGCCCCAGTTAAACTACCCACCAGGCACTGTCCCTGAACCGGATCACGGTCCGAAGTTAGACACTCAGTACGATCAGAGTGGTATTTCAAGATTGACTCCACAACCACTGGCGTGGCCGCTTCACAGTCTCCCACCTATCCTACACAAACCGAACCAAGCACCAATACCAAGCTATAGTAAAGGTCCCGGGGTCTTTCCGTCCTGCCGCGCGTAACGAGCATCTTTACTCGTAGTGCAATTTCGCCGGGCCTATGGTTGAGACAGTCGAGAAGTCGTTACGCCATTCGTGCAGGTCGGAACTTACCCGACAAGGAATTTCGCTACCTTAGGATGGTTATAGTTACCACCGCCGTTTACTGGCGCTTAAATTCTCAGCTTCGCCCCGAAGAGCTAACCGGTCCTCTTAACGTTCCAGCACCGGGCAGGCGTCAGTCCGTATACATCGTCTTGCGACTTCGCACGGACCTGTGTTTTTAGTAAACAGTCGCTTCTCGCTGGTCTCTGCGGCCACCTCGCCCTAGCCTGCAAGAGGCTTCAAGCGCTGTGGCCCCCCTTCTCCCGAAGTTACGGGGGCATTTTGCCGAGTTCCTTAACCATAGTTCACCCGATCGCCTTGGTATTCTCTACCTGACCACCTGTGTCGGTTTGGGGTACGGGCCGCGTGGAAACTCACTAGAGGCTTTTCTCGGCAGCATGGGATCACTCTACTTCGCCTCATTCGGCTATGCATCACGTCTCAGCCTATGTGTGACACGGATTTGCCTATGTCACGGCCTACACGCTTACACCAGTCACCAACTGCTGGCGGAGCTACCCTCCTGCGTCACCCCATCGTTTGGCTACTACCGGATCAGGTCCCGCGCTCCACGCACCAGACCCGAAGGTCCGGATTGCTTTGGGCGGTTAGTATCACCGAGCTCACCAGGGACGCGTCCACACGGGTACGGGAATATCAACCCGTTGTCCATCGACTACGCCTGTCGGCCTCGCCTTAGGTCCCGACTTACCCTGGGCGGATTAGCCTGGCCCAGGAACCCTTGGTCATCCGGCGGAAGAGTTTCTCACTCTTCTTTCGCTACTCATGCCTGCATTCTCACTCGCACAGCCTCCACGACTGGATCACTCCGCCGCTTCCATGGCTGCACGACGCTCCCCTACCCATCCACACCACTGCACCCGAACCCGAAGGAACGAGTGGATGTATTGTGTGAATGACACAGCTTCGGCGGTGTGCTTAAGCCCCGCTACATTGTCGGCGCAGGACCACTTGACCAGTGAGCTATTACGCACTCTTTCAAGGGTGGCTGCTTCTAAGCCAACCTCCTGGTTGTCTGGGCGACCCCACATCCTTTCCCACTTAGCACACACTTAGGGGCCTTAGCTGGTGTTCTGGGCTGTTTCCCTCTCGACTACGAACCTTATCGCCCGCAGTCTCACTGCCGCACTCTAACACACCGGTATTCGGAGTTTGGTTGATTTCGGTAAGCTTGTAGGCCCCCTAGACCATCCAGTGCTCTACCCCCGGCGTGAAACATGCGACGCTGCACCTAAATGCATTTCGGGGAGAACCAGCTATCACGGAGTTTGATTGGCCTTTCACCCCTACCCACAGCTCATCCCCTCAGTTTTCAACCTAAGTGGGTTCGGGCCTCCACGACGTCTTACCGTCGCTTCACCCTGGCCATGGGTAGATCACTCCGCTTCGGGTCTAGACCACGCGACTCAAGCGCCCTATTCAGACTCGCTTTCGCTACGGCTACCCCACACGGGTTAACCTCGCCACGCAGCACTAACTCGCAGGCTCATTCTTCAAAAGGCACGCCATCACCCCGAAAGGCTCTGACGGCTTGTAGGCACACGGTTTCAGGTACTCTTTCACTCCCCTCCCGGGGTACTTTTCATCTTTCCCTCACGGTACTAGTCCGCTATCGGTCATCAGGAAGTATTTAGGCTTAGCGGGTGGTCCCGCCAGATTCACAGCAAATTTCACGAGCTCGCTGCTACTTGGGAACACTCTCAGGAGACACCGGGTTTTCACGTACGGGACTCTCACCCTCTACGGTCGCGCTTTCCAGCAACGTTCCACTAACCCAAGTGTTTTCTAACTCCTCGACCGTCCGGCAGAACGATCAGAAAGGTCCCACGACCCCGAACACGCAACCCCTGCCGGGTATCACACGTATCCGGTTTAGCCTCATCCGCTTTCGCTCGCCACTACTCACGGAATCACGGTTGTTTTCTCTTCCTACGGGTACTGAGATGTTTCACTTCCCCGCGTTCCCTCCACACACCCTATAGATTCAGGTGCGGGTGACACCACATGACTGATGCCGGGTTTCCCCATTCGGACATCCTCGGATCTCAGCTCGGTTGACAGCTCCCCGAGGCTTATCGCAGCCTCCTACGTCCTTCATCGGCTCCTGATGCCTAGACATCCACCGTATGCCCTTAATATCTTGCTACAAAGATGCTCGCATCCACTGTGCAGTTCTCAAACACCAACCAGAAACCCACCACATCCATTGAAAACACGTTCTCGACCGTGTCGAGTGTTTGTCTTCTGTGGTGGCCCTGACCAGAGGACAACCCCACAACGGGTGTTGTCTCAGGACCCAACAGTGTGCCGACACACATCCACTCCACAACCCCAGTCCTCAGCGTTCCACGCGCACCCTTGCAGGTGTGCAGTACTAACCGGATGACCGGCGCCGCGAGTCTCAGCTCGTCCAGTAGTTCCACAGCGAATGAGCAACCACCCACAGCGCGTTCGGCTGCAGCGTGGCCCTCCCACACGGTCCAGCAAGCTGGTCCGCGGGTCAGATGCTCCTTAGAAAGGAGGTGATCCAGCCGCACCTTCCGGTACGGCTACCTTGTTACGACTTCGTCCCAATCGCCAGTCCCACCTTCGACCACTCCCTCTGCAAGCAGTTGGGCCATGGGCTTCGGGTGTTACCGACTTTCGTGACGTGACGGGCGGTGTGTACAAGGCCCGGGAACGTATTCACCGCAGCGTTGCTGATCTGCGATTACTAGCGACTCCGACTTCACGGGGTCGAGTTGCAGACCCCGATCCGAACTGAGACCGGCTTTAAGGGATTCGCTCCACCTCACGGTCTCGCAGCCCTCTGTACCGGCCATTGTAGCATGTGTGAAGCCCTAGACATAAGGGGCATGATGACTTGACGTCATCCCCACCTTCCTCCGAGTTGACCCCGGCAGTCTCCTATGAGTCCCCGCCATTACGCGCTGGCAACATAGAACGAGGGTTGCGCTCGTTGCGGGACTTAACCCAACATCTCACGACACGAGCTGACGACAGCCATGCACCACCTGTGAACCGACCACAAGGGGGCCTACATCTCTGCAGGTTTCCGGTCCATGTCAAGCCTAGGTAAGGTTCTTCGCGTTGCATCGAATTAATCCACATGCTCCGCCGCTTGTGCGGGCCCCCGTCAATTCCTTTGAGTTTTAGCCTTGCGGCCGTACTCCCCAGGCGGGGTGCTTAATGCGTTAGCTACGGCACGGAGAACGTGGAATGTTCCCCACACCTAGCACCCACCGTTTACGGCGTGGACTACCAGGGTATCTAATCCTGTTCGCTCCCCACGCTTTCGCTCCTCAGCGTCAGTATCGGCCCAGAGACCCGCCTTCGCCACCGGTGTTCCTCCTGATATCTGCGCATTTCACCGCTACACCAGGAATTCCAGTCTCCCCTACCGAACTCAAGTCTGCCCGTATCGACCGCAGGCCCAGGGTTAAGCCCCAGGTTTTCACGGCCGACGCAACAAACCGCCTACGAGCTCTTTACGCCCAATAATTCCGGACAACGCTCGCACCCTACGTATTACCGCGGCTGCTGGCACGTAGTTAGCCGGTGCTTCTTCTGCAGGTACCGTCACTTGCGCTTCGTCCCTGCTGAAAGAGGTTTACAACCCGAAGGCCGTCATCCCTCACG is drawn from Actinokineospora alba and contains these coding sequences:
- a CDS encoding proprotein convertase P-domain-containing protein, encoding MQVGVDIKHTWRGDLVIDLVAPDGSTYRMKSSSSNDSADNVITTYTVNASTEVANGTWKLKVQDVARYDTGYIDSWKLTF
- a CDS encoding glycosyl hydrolase family 18 protein codes for the protein MSKFRWHLTAALVAAATVTAALVAAPASGAATPTAEFVKTSDWGSGWEAKYTIRNGGSSTLTSWTVAFDLPAGTTISSSWDATRSQSGNRHTFKNLSWNGSIAPGGTASFGFVAAGPGSPSGCTLNGAPCGGGTPPTSTTNPTTTTNPTTTTTRPTTTTTTPTTTTPPPPPGSKVIGYFAQWGVYGRNYHVKNIVTSGSASKLTHINYAFGNVQNGQCTIGDSYADYDKAYTAADSVDGVADTWDQPLRGSFNQLRKLKKAYPHIKVIWSFGGWTWSGGFGQAAQNPAAFAESCYKLVEDPRWADVFDGIDIDWEYPNACGLTCDTSGPASFKNLMSALRGRFGSSNLLTAAITADGSSGGKIDAADYGGAAQYVDWYMPMTYDFFGAWAAQGPTAPHSPLTSYSGIPQQGFNSDAAIQKLKSKGVPASKLLLGIGFYGRGWTGVTQSAPGGSATGAAAGTYEQGIEDYKVLKTKCPANGTIAGTAYAHCGTNWWSYDTPATIAGKKGYAGQQGLGGMFFWELSGDTTNGELITAIRG
- a CDS encoding glycoside hydrolase family 3 N-terminal domain-containing protein is translated as MDTLHQLAHAVLLPGFAGTTAPDWLRGRIAEGLGGVVFFGRNIVDDEQVGALSAALRAERDDVVIGIDEEGGDVTRLDAAVGSRLPGGLALAAAGDLTLTAEVGLALGARLARCGVTLNLAPCADLSLTQDDPIIGVRAFGSDPSAAAAHVAATVRGMQRSGVAACAKHFPGHGAATADSHLTLPVLPRTPEELACTELVPFRAAIDAGVRAIMSGHLVVPAWGPEPATTNEIAIGKVLRGDLGFTGTVVTDAIEMGAVAGTLGDAAGLREAAVRALAAGADALCVGGDTADAEAVTALVERIVQAVRDGVLTEERLAEAAARTRALGAPASAITGVRDELDLGLAVARKALRATEIPALGSAPLVVDVEVAPTIAAGPVAWGLAPHLAELLPGAVPVAPAELGDLVDLASKVVIVTTRDAHRHPVARELVRRLVEASAIVVHVETGVPGPGLGAAARIDTHSGSWSSLRAAAELLAFRDGRLRPLAAASR